One stretch of Armigeres subalbatus isolate Guangzhou_Male chromosome 2, GZ_Asu_2, whole genome shotgun sequence DNA includes these proteins:
- the LOC134217038 gene encoding uncharacterized protein LOC134217038, which yields MFLKVFSILTFASLVELKVIPDVEDSVICPGYKFFDMDLSNVEFDYDDDGYITVNGNFTYLKDIIAPYPLYVRSEHMERGEWRTGIVNRNIPDFCAVIQKPTEVWYPITKQLSQKYCPYKAGYVARIDNVRYKFPVIIPRHFLGEWKMYIEQRDATRNTNTSSCVMQHVSVIDI from the exons ATGTTTCTGAAGGTATTCTCTATATTGACCTTTGCGTCACTAGTGGAACTGAAAGTTATTCCCGATGTAGAGGATTCGGTAATTTGTCCCGGTTACAAGTTTTTCGACATGGATTTGTCAAATGTGGAGTTCGATTACGACGACGATGGATATATAACTGTCAACGGGAATTTCACTTACCTCAAGGACATTATCGCCCCGTACCCGCTGTATGTACGCTCGGAGCACATGGAACGCGGCGAATGGAGAACGGGGATTGTGAACCGAAACATACCGGACTTTTGCGCAGTCATACAGAAACCGACGGAAGTCTGGTACCCGATTACGAAGCAGTTAAGCCAGAAATACTGCCCGTACAAGGCGGGG TATGTGGCACGAATCGACAATGTTCGTTACAAATTTCCTGTGATCATACCGCGTCACTTTCTTGGAGAATGGAAAATGTACATAGAGCAGCGTGATGCCACTAGGAACACAAATACTTCTTCTTGTGTGATGCAGCACGTCAGTGTTATTGATATATAA
- the LOC134217039 gene encoding uncharacterized protein LOC134217039 — MNLKAFIILMMISSLDSRITVDLQEMHGCPGHSYDIDFSNVEFDFDYDGYLIVSGNFTFLKDVVEPYAAYFHSDHMERGEWRPAIIHKNVPDFCAVIQSPLEVWYPVTQHLSKKRCPYKAGSVVHFDTVRYKFPVAITPNFLGEWRMFMEQRDVTKDPKPFACLMQYFSVIEI, encoded by the exons ATGAACCTGAAAGCGTTTATCATATTGATGATGATTTCTTCGTTAGATTCAAGGATAACAGTCGATCTTCAGGAAATGCACGGTTGTCCAGGCCACTCGTACGATATAGATTTTTCAAACGTCGAATTTGACTTCGATTACGATGGATATCTAATTGTCAGcggaaatttcacttttctgaAGGACGTTGTTGAACCATACGCAGCGTACTTCCACTCGGATCACATGGAACGGGGCGAGTGGAGGCCGGCAATTATTCATAAGAACGTTCCGGACTTTTGTGCAGTCATACAGAGCCCTTTGGAAGTCTGGTACCCGGTAACGCAGCACTTGAGTAAGAAACGATGTCCATATAAGGCGGGA TCTGTGGTGCATTTCGATACAGTTCGTTATAAATTTCCAGTTGCTATAACGCCAAATTTTCTCGGAGAATGGAGAATGTTCATGGAACAGCGTGATGTCACTAAGGATCCCAAACCGTTTGCTTGTCTGATGCAGTATTTCAGTGTGATAGAAATATAG